A window of Rhododendron vialii isolate Sample 1 chromosome 13a, ASM3025357v1 contains these coding sequences:
- the LOC131314137 gene encoding uncharacterized protein LOC131314137 — protein sequence MASFWRNVLLALKFTSPLVKVLRLVDGEVKPPMGYIYEAMDQAKETIVNSFNQNREMYDEVFKIIDKRWDVQLHRPLHAADPEACKVPEVIGGLYKCITKLIPNNDTQDLVCANLMKYERAEGLFGNPMAIKQRGTRAPDSHKKRNRLAQKCLNDLVFVKYNKALERRYLKRDCIDPISLKDIDESNEWLVGTMEEKFVFEGDGDGDGDDLNWDDVALASRAEEPRKTTRASSSKSSDSTPIAKMANQLQRLRLQEERHLL from the exons ATGGCCTCATTTTGGAGGAATGTGCTCCTTGCCCTCAAATTCACATCCCCACTTGTTAAGGTACTTAGATTGGTTGATGGAGAAGTCAAGCCTCCAATGGGATACATTTATGAGGCTATGGATCAGGCTAAAGAAACTATTGTAAATTCCTTCAATCAAAATAGGGAGATGTATGATGAGGTCTTTAAGATAATCGACAAGAGGTGGGATGTCCAATTGCATCGGCCTTTGCATGCAGCTG atcCAGAGGCTTGTAAAGTTCCAGAAGTCATTGGAGGCCTATACAAATGTATCACAAAGTTGATTCCCAATAATGATACACAAGACCTTGTTTGTGCCAACTTGATGAAGTATGAGAGAGCTGAAGGACTCTTCGGTAACCCAATGGCAATAAAGCAAAGAGGTACAAGGGCACCAG attcacacaaaaaaaggaaTAGACTAGCTCAAAAGTGTCTCAATGATTTGGTATTTGTTAAGTACAACAAAGCATTGGAACGGCGATACCTCAAACGTGATTGCATTGATCCCATATCCTTGAAAGATATTGATGAGAGCAATGAATGGTTGGTTGGGACGATGGAGGAAAAGTTTGTGTTTGagggtgatggtgatggtgatggtgatgattTGAATTGGGATGATGTTGCTTTAGCTTCTAGAGCCGAAGAACCAAGGAAAACAACTAGAGCATCAAGTTCAAAATCATCAGACTCAACACCTATCGCGAAAATGGCAAACCAACTCCAAAGGCTAAGGCTTCAAGAGGAAAGACATCTCTTATAG